One window of Bactrocera tryoni isolate S06 chromosome 2, CSIRO_BtryS06_freeze2, whole genome shotgun sequence genomic DNA carries:
- the LOC120769674 gene encoding ectonucleoside triphosphate diphosphohydrolase 5 isoform X1: protein MTSPKDVRQRKLNTNDDQAGGAATIRRKSASPNGGGSKGLPRGLKLSFLCLVLSATFLLFFFGVYLDSTSPFLVRLASKLGYTRNQFAVIIDAGSTGSRVLAYKFDRSFIDNKLVLSEELFKERKPGLSSFAENPSQGAHSIKLLLDDAKAFVPKEKWSTTPLVLKATAGLRLLPQHKAENLLNAVRELFEKSGFSVEPDAVEIMDGTDEGIFSWFTVNFLLGRLSKINQAAALDLGGGSTQVTFAPTDPDQLPLYEKYMHEVNTLNRQIAVFTHSYLGLGLMAARHSVFTKGYSKDDTNVESVCVNPIINNRTWTYSNVQYKVSGKPNPKSTAEEPIVDFEQCLEAVKTQVLPLVKPKPFTLKQHTVAAFSYYFERAIESGLIDPFQGGEITVSAYRKKAEEICSIANDEQPFMCFDLTFISVLLREGYGLGDSKKIKLYKKIDGHEISWALGCAYNVLTSDEKYNS from the exons atgACGTCGCCAAAAGATGTGCGGCAACGTAAG TTGAACACAAACGATGACCAAGCGGGTGGTGCTGCTACCATTAGACGTAAATCTGCAAGTCCAAACGGTGGTGGATCGAAGGGCTTACCTAGAGGACTAAAGCTTTCATTTCTCTGTCTTGTATTGTCTGCTACATTTCTGCTATtcttttttg GTGTTTACTTGGACTCCACCAGCCCATTTTTGGTACGGTTGGCATCAAAATTAGGTTATACACGCAATCAGTTTGCTGTTATCATCGACGCTGGTTCTACAGGCAGTCGTGTTTTGGCATACAAATTTGATAGAAGTTTTATTg acAACAAGCTGGTCTTGTCTGAGGAGCTCTTCAAAGAACGCAAGCCGGGACTCTCGTCTTTTGCGGAAAATCCATCCCAAGGTGCACATTCCATTAAACTGCTACTTGATGACGCTAAAGCGTTTGTACCCAAAGAAAAATGGTCAACGACGCCTTTAGTGCTTAAAGCAACAGCTGGCCTGCGGCTTCTGCCACAACATAAGGCCGAAAATCTCTTAAATGCCGTGCGTGAACTTTTCGAAAAGTCGGGTTTTAGCGTTGAGCCAGATGCAGTAGAGATTATGGACGGAACTGACGAGGGAATTTTTTCGTGGTTTACAGTTAACTTTTTGCTTGGTCGCCTTTCCAAAATCAATCAAGCTGCGGCCTTGGATTTGGGTGGCGGTAGTACACAAGTCACTTTTGCACCTACAGACCCCGATCAATTACCTCTCTACGAAAAGTATATGCACGAAGTGAATACATTGAATCGGCAAATTGCCGTCTTTACGCACAGTTACTTAGGTTTGGGTTTGATGGCGGCGCGTCACTCAGTATTTACGAAGGGTTACAGCAAAGATGATACTAATGTGGAGTCTGTATGCGTTAATCCGATAATTAACAATCGTACGTGGACTTACTCGAATGTACAATATAAAGTGAG tGGCAAACCTAATCCGAAATCTACTGCTGAAGAGCCGATCGTAGACTTTGAGCAATGCTTGGAGGCAGTCAAAACTCAAGTTTTACCGTTGGTTAAACCGAAACCCTTCACATTGAAGCAACATACGGTGGCTGCTTTTAGTTATTATTTCGAACGTGCCATAGAATCTGGGCTTATTGACCCCTTCCAAGGCGGTGAGATTACAGTGTCTGCTTATCGCAAAAAGGCGGAGGAAATATGTAGCATTGCGAATGACGAACAGCCTTTTATGTGCTTCGATTTGACTTTTATATCGGTTTTGTTGCGCGAAGGTTACGGATTGGGCGATAGCAAGAAAATAAAG ctttacaaaaaaatcgatggACATGAAATTTCATGGGCGTTGGGCTGTGCGTACAATGTTTTGACCAGCGATGAAAAATACAATTCCTAA
- the LOC120769674 gene encoding ectonucleoside triphosphate diphosphohydrolase 5 isoform X3 yields the protein MNCELNTNDDQAGGAATIRRKSASPNGGGSKGLPRGLKLSFLCLVLSATFLLFFFGVYLDSTSPFLVRLASKLGYTRNQFAVIIDAGSTGSRVLAYKFDRSFIDNKLVLSEELFKERKPGLSSFAENPSQGAHSIKLLLDDAKAFVPKEKWSTTPLVLKATAGLRLLPQHKAENLLNAVRELFEKSGFSVEPDAVEIMDGTDEGIFSWFTVNFLLGRLSKINQAAALDLGGGSTQVTFAPTDPDQLPLYEKYMHEVNTLNRQIAVFTHSYLGLGLMAARHSVFTKGYSKDDTNVESVCVNPIINNRTWTYSNVQYKVSGKPNPKSTAEEPIVDFEQCLEAVKTQVLPLVKPKPFTLKQHTVAAFSYYFERAIESGLIDPFQGGEITVSAYRKKAEEICSIANDEQPFMCFDLTFISVLLREGYGLGDSKKIKLYKKIDGHEISWALGCAYNVLTSDEKYNS from the exons ATGAATTGTGAG TTGAACACAAACGATGACCAAGCGGGTGGTGCTGCTACCATTAGACGTAAATCTGCAAGTCCAAACGGTGGTGGATCGAAGGGCTTACCTAGAGGACTAAAGCTTTCATTTCTCTGTCTTGTATTGTCTGCTACATTTCTGCTATtcttttttg GTGTTTACTTGGACTCCACCAGCCCATTTTTGGTACGGTTGGCATCAAAATTAGGTTATACACGCAATCAGTTTGCTGTTATCATCGACGCTGGTTCTACAGGCAGTCGTGTTTTGGCATACAAATTTGATAGAAGTTTTATTg acAACAAGCTGGTCTTGTCTGAGGAGCTCTTCAAAGAACGCAAGCCGGGACTCTCGTCTTTTGCGGAAAATCCATCCCAAGGTGCACATTCCATTAAACTGCTACTTGATGACGCTAAAGCGTTTGTACCCAAAGAAAAATGGTCAACGACGCCTTTAGTGCTTAAAGCAACAGCTGGCCTGCGGCTTCTGCCACAACATAAGGCCGAAAATCTCTTAAATGCCGTGCGTGAACTTTTCGAAAAGTCGGGTTTTAGCGTTGAGCCAGATGCAGTAGAGATTATGGACGGAACTGACGAGGGAATTTTTTCGTGGTTTACAGTTAACTTTTTGCTTGGTCGCCTTTCCAAAATCAATCAAGCTGCGGCCTTGGATTTGGGTGGCGGTAGTACACAAGTCACTTTTGCACCTACAGACCCCGATCAATTACCTCTCTACGAAAAGTATATGCACGAAGTGAATACATTGAATCGGCAAATTGCCGTCTTTACGCACAGTTACTTAGGTTTGGGTTTGATGGCGGCGCGTCACTCAGTATTTACGAAGGGTTACAGCAAAGATGATACTAATGTGGAGTCTGTATGCGTTAATCCGATAATTAACAATCGTACGTGGACTTACTCGAATGTACAATATAAAGTGAG tGGCAAACCTAATCCGAAATCTACTGCTGAAGAGCCGATCGTAGACTTTGAGCAATGCTTGGAGGCAGTCAAAACTCAAGTTTTACCGTTGGTTAAACCGAAACCCTTCACATTGAAGCAACATACGGTGGCTGCTTTTAGTTATTATTTCGAACGTGCCATAGAATCTGGGCTTATTGACCCCTTCCAAGGCGGTGAGATTACAGTGTCTGCTTATCGCAAAAAGGCGGAGGAAATATGTAGCATTGCGAATGACGAACAGCCTTTTATGTGCTTCGATTTGACTTTTATATCGGTTTTGTTGCGCGAAGGTTACGGATTGGGCGATAGCAAGAAAATAAAG ctttacaaaaaaatcgatggACATGAAATTTCATGGGCGTTGGGCTGTGCGTACAATGTTTTGACCAGCGATGAAAAATACAATTCCTAA
- the LOC120769674 gene encoding ectonucleoside triphosphate diphosphohydrolase 5 isoform X2, with the protein MMFEYQLLNTNDDQAGGAATIRRKSASPNGGGSKGLPRGLKLSFLCLVLSATFLLFFFGVYLDSTSPFLVRLASKLGYTRNQFAVIIDAGSTGSRVLAYKFDRSFIDNKLVLSEELFKERKPGLSSFAENPSQGAHSIKLLLDDAKAFVPKEKWSTTPLVLKATAGLRLLPQHKAENLLNAVRELFEKSGFSVEPDAVEIMDGTDEGIFSWFTVNFLLGRLSKINQAAALDLGGGSTQVTFAPTDPDQLPLYEKYMHEVNTLNRQIAVFTHSYLGLGLMAARHSVFTKGYSKDDTNVESVCVNPIINNRTWTYSNVQYKVSGKPNPKSTAEEPIVDFEQCLEAVKTQVLPLVKPKPFTLKQHTVAAFSYYFERAIESGLIDPFQGGEITVSAYRKKAEEICSIANDEQPFMCFDLTFISVLLREGYGLGDSKKIKLYKKIDGHEISWALGCAYNVLTSDEKYNS; encoded by the exons ATGATGTTTGAATACCAATTG TTGAACACAAACGATGACCAAGCGGGTGGTGCTGCTACCATTAGACGTAAATCTGCAAGTCCAAACGGTGGTGGATCGAAGGGCTTACCTAGAGGACTAAAGCTTTCATTTCTCTGTCTTGTATTGTCTGCTACATTTCTGCTATtcttttttg GTGTTTACTTGGACTCCACCAGCCCATTTTTGGTACGGTTGGCATCAAAATTAGGTTATACACGCAATCAGTTTGCTGTTATCATCGACGCTGGTTCTACAGGCAGTCGTGTTTTGGCATACAAATTTGATAGAAGTTTTATTg acAACAAGCTGGTCTTGTCTGAGGAGCTCTTCAAAGAACGCAAGCCGGGACTCTCGTCTTTTGCGGAAAATCCATCCCAAGGTGCACATTCCATTAAACTGCTACTTGATGACGCTAAAGCGTTTGTACCCAAAGAAAAATGGTCAACGACGCCTTTAGTGCTTAAAGCAACAGCTGGCCTGCGGCTTCTGCCACAACATAAGGCCGAAAATCTCTTAAATGCCGTGCGTGAACTTTTCGAAAAGTCGGGTTTTAGCGTTGAGCCAGATGCAGTAGAGATTATGGACGGAACTGACGAGGGAATTTTTTCGTGGTTTACAGTTAACTTTTTGCTTGGTCGCCTTTCCAAAATCAATCAAGCTGCGGCCTTGGATTTGGGTGGCGGTAGTACACAAGTCACTTTTGCACCTACAGACCCCGATCAATTACCTCTCTACGAAAAGTATATGCACGAAGTGAATACATTGAATCGGCAAATTGCCGTCTTTACGCACAGTTACTTAGGTTTGGGTTTGATGGCGGCGCGTCACTCAGTATTTACGAAGGGTTACAGCAAAGATGATACTAATGTGGAGTCTGTATGCGTTAATCCGATAATTAACAATCGTACGTGGACTTACTCGAATGTACAATATAAAGTGAG tGGCAAACCTAATCCGAAATCTACTGCTGAAGAGCCGATCGTAGACTTTGAGCAATGCTTGGAGGCAGTCAAAACTCAAGTTTTACCGTTGGTTAAACCGAAACCCTTCACATTGAAGCAACATACGGTGGCTGCTTTTAGTTATTATTTCGAACGTGCCATAGAATCTGGGCTTATTGACCCCTTCCAAGGCGGTGAGATTACAGTGTCTGCTTATCGCAAAAAGGCGGAGGAAATATGTAGCATTGCGAATGACGAACAGCCTTTTATGTGCTTCGATTTGACTTTTATATCGGTTTTGTTGCGCGAAGGTTACGGATTGGGCGATAGCAAGAAAATAAAG ctttacaaaaaaatcgatggACATGAAATTTCATGGGCGTTGGGCTGTGCGTACAATGTTTTGACCAGCGATGAAAAATACAATTCCTAA
- the LOC120769676 gene encoding geranylgeranyl transferase type-2 subunit beta, giving the protein MDFTSFAKPCNVDANNEKNSTDLHFWKHVEYIENHGKDQDDYEYCMTEFLRMSGIYWGVTALDIMNQLDRLDRTSIIDFIRRCQCPVTGGFAPCEGHDPHILYTLSAIQILCIYDALNEIDCEAVVRYVSGLQQFDGSFFGDKWGEVDTRFSFCAVAILTLLGRMEGTINVDRAIKFVMSCCNQTDGGFGSKPGAESHAGLIYCCVGFLSLTQSLHLLDVDKLGWWLCERQLTSGGLNGRPEKLPDVCYSWWVLSSLTIMGRLHWISAEKLKQFILTCQDSETGGFADRTGNMPDIFHTLFGIGALSILGFEGLKAINPTLCMPQYVIDRLGIKPQILSKP; this is encoded by the coding sequence ATGGATTTCACAAGTTTTGCAAAGCCCTGTAACGTGGacgccaataatgaaaagaaCTCCACGGATTTACACTTTTGGAAACATGTTGAATATATTGAGAATCATGGAAAGGATCAGGACGATTACGAATACTGCATGACCGAATTTTTACGTATGTCTGGTATATATTGGGGTGTGACAGCCTTAGATATAATGAACCAGCTGGATCGTTTGGATCGTACATCAATTATAGATTTCATACGTCGCTGCCAATGTCCGGTTACAGGTGGCTTCGCGCCATGTGAAGGTCACGACCCCCATATATTATACACACTTTCTGCCATACAAATTCTCTGCATTTATGACGCTTTAAATGAAATAGATTGTGAAGCTGTTGTGCGCTACGTAAGTGGTTTACAACAATTCGATGGCAGCTTTTTTGGCGACAAGTGGGGTGAGGTGGATACACGTTTTAGCTTTTGTGCTGTTGCCATACTTACACTATTGGGACGTATGGAGGGTACAATTAATGTAGATCGTGCAATCAAATTCGTAATGTCATGTTGCAATCAAACCGATGGTGGCTTTGGTTCGAAACCGGGCGCCGAATCACATGCCGGCTTAATATACTGTTGTGTGGGCTTTCTTTCGCTAACACAAAGTTTACACCTACTCGACGTTGATAAGTTAGGGTGGTGGTTATGCGAACGTCAACTCACTTCGGGTGGTCTAAATGGACGACCAGAAAAACTGCCTGACGTCTGCTACTCATGGTGGGTGCTCTCTTCATTAACCATTATGGGACGTCTCCATTGGATTAGCgccgaaaaattaaaacaatttatactAACGTGTCAAGACAGCGAAACTGGTGGTTTTGCTGATCGCACCGGTAATATGCCAGATATCTTTCATACACTATTTGGTATCGGTGCTCTTTCGATATTAGGATTTGAGGGACTCAAAGCGATTAATCCTACGCTGTGTATGCCACAGTATGTAATCGATCGTTTAGGTATCAAGCCGCAAATATTGTCAAAACCATAA
- the LOC120769675 gene encoding probable serine/threonine-protein kinase yakA: MSNGDEVLDNWEEIDEAGLTDTLQKIQQKQQDTQPQETDSAKKCSNLPTNSTSSANSSLAVFSKNTNSTSTADSKQFTFSTVEFPTPAVAATVPMKLLQRNANNSSGNVQAAIGGTTTAADLKSPLDDMTASFQPVMMMLHKPADEFQSQNYATPTNLQTVKILRRPTQSMEPRNNGIKPRQPIKTLQQREQEYAEARLRILGSAKNPEDDVGASNASNNSTASTTATVNTTVSTNNAYKGNTATPKVNQSGGKGGGGGGGNGSPLNMYNNYYNHQQQQQQQQQQQQQQQQQHQQSNYYYMQQQKQQQQQIPPAYNSRSMSALLPLPLPTTLQHQHQHPKPQPQNQHQTWSPVVGGSVSSSALRLQQQESILRLPRGPDGSNGFQMRR; encoded by the exons ATGTCCAATGGTGACGAAGTGCTAGACAATTGGGAGGAAATTGATGAAGCTGGT TTGACAGATACATTGCAGAagatacaacaaaaacaacaggaTACACAACCTCAAGAAACCGATAGTGCCAAAAAGTGCTCAAATTTGCCAACAAATTCGACAAGTTCAGCAAATTCTTCACTTGCAgtgttttccaaaaatacaaacTCAACTTCAACAGCTGATTCCAAGCAATTTACGTTCTCCACAGTTGAGTTTCCAACACCTGCTGTCGCCGCAACCGTTCCGATGAAATTACTACAGCGCAACGCAAATAACAGTAGTGGCAATGTACAGGCCGCAATAGGCGGTACTACCACTGCCGCTGATTTAAAATCGCCACTGGACGATATGACAGCTTCATTTCAGCCGGTTATGATGATGTTACATAAACCAGCGGACGAGTTCCAGTCTCAGAATTATGCGACGCCAACAAATTTGCAGACTGTGAAGATACTACGTCGTCCAACTCAATCAATGGAGCCGCGTAATAATGGTATTAAGCCGCGTCAGCCCATTAAAACATTGCAACAACGTGAGCAAGAGTACGCAGAAGCCCGTTTACGCATTCTAGGATCAGCAAAAAATCCCGAAGACGATGTGGG CGCGTCAAACGCTTCGAATAATTCGACTGCATCAACAACCGCCACTGTCAACACGACTGTAAGCACAAACAATGCGTACAAGGGCAACACCGCTACCCCCAAGGTCAATCAGTCTGGCGGCAAAGGCggaggtggtggtggtggcaatgGTTCGCCacttaatatgtataataactaTTACaatcatcagcagcagcagcaacaacaacaacaacaacaacagcagcagcagcagcagcaccaacAATCTAACTACTATTATATGCAGCAAcagaaacagcaacaacaacagatacCACCCGCTTATAACTCCCGTTCAATGTCAGCGCTGCTGCCACTTCCGCTACCGACTACGTTGCAGCATCAGCACCAACATCCGAAACCACAACCACAGAACCAACATCAAACATGGTCGCCCGTAGTCGGCGGCAGTGTGTCATCATCGGCTTTAAGACTACAACAGCAAGAGAGCATTTTACGTTTGCCTCGTGGTCCGGATGGATCCAATGGTTTCCAGATGCGTCGGTAA